The sequence below is a genomic window from Bradyrhizobium septentrionale.
GCGCGATCGAGGATGCGCATCACGGCATAGGAGGTCACCGACTTGCCGGAGCCGGACTCGCCGACAATGCCGACGGTTTCGCCCTTGCCGACCGAGATGTTGACGTGCTGCACCGCCTTGACGATGCCGCGGCGGGTGGTGAACTCGACCGTGAGGTCGCTGACGTCGAGCAGCGGCTGGGCGGTCATGCGCGCCTCCCCCCATGCGATGTGTCATCCAAAAATCCGCAAACCAACCCCATGCAAAGTAGCGCAGAGGTGGCGCGGTACCGTGCCGAGACAGTCATCAGGTCCTCCGCTGCGGATCGACGATGTCGCGCAGGCCGTCGCCGAGCAGGTTGAAGCAGAACACCGCGATCATCAGCGCAAGGCCCGGGAACAGCGCGATCCACCATTCGCCTGAGACCATGAAGCCTGCGCCCTCGGCAACCATGATGCCCCACTCCGCGGTCGGCGGCCGAACACCGAGGCCGATGAAGGACAGGCCCGCGGCGTTGAGGATCGCATAGCCCATGGTCAGCGACATCTGCACGATCATGATCGGCATGATGTTCGGCAAGATGTGCCCGAGCAGGATCCGGTACTCGCCATTGCCGGAGAGCCGCGCCGCCTGCACGAAGCCGGCGTTGCGGCGGACATTGGCCTCGGCGCGCGCGACGCGGGCGTAGAGCGGGAAGTTCACGATCGCGGTGGCGATGATGATGTTCTGCACGGTGTTGCCGAGCGCCGCGACGATGCCCATCGCCAGCACGAACAGCGGAAACGCCATGATGGTATCGGCGATGCGGCCGACGATGCGATCAGTCCAGCCGCCGAAATAGCCGGCAGCGATGCCGGCCAGCCCGCCCATCAGGAACACCAGCACGACGGACGCCACCGCGATGAAGGTGTCGAGCCGTGTCGCCACGATGACGCGGCTGAAGATGTCGCGGCCGAGTTGATCGGTGCCGAACCAGTGCGCGGCGGACGGCGGCTTCAATGCAGCTGCGGTGTCCGAGGCGAGCGGATCGTACGGCACGACGTAGGGCCCGAACAGCGCAGCAAACAGGATCAGGATCAAGAGCGCGAAGGCAAAGCCGGTGACCTTGTTCTCGCCGAGGACGTAGCGGGTTTGCTCAATGATCGCGGCGAGACCGGAGGTGCGTGCGGGACCGACCGGCTCAACAGTGGGGGCAACGCTGCTCATCTGTCCTCCCTACCCTTCCAGCCTGACGCGCGGATCGATCACGCCATAGAGGATGTCGATCAGGAGATTGAGCAGCACGTACATGACCGCCATGGTCAGCACGAAGCCCTGCACCGGCGCGAAGTCGGATGCGATCAGCGCCTCGACCGCGTAGGAGCCGATGCCGGGCCAGGCGAACACCTTCTCGACCAACACGTTGGCGCCGAGCAGGAAGGAGAACACCATGCTGAGCGTGGTGATGACCGGCAGCATCGCGTTACGGAAGGCATAGGTGACGATCACCTTGCCGGGCGACAGGCCGCTGGCGCGCGCGGTGCGGACGAAATCGGAGGCCAGCACCGCCAGCATCGAGGCGCGCGTCATGCGCGCGATCGGCGCCAGCGAGAAGATCGCGAGCGTCACCGCCGGCAGGATCAATTGGCTCAGCGCTGAGCGGAAGGCCTCGAAGTCGCGCGCGATCAGCGTATCGATCAGATAGAAGCCGGTAACCGTCGGCGGCGCGCTGGTGAATACGTCGAGCCGGCCGAGCGGCGCCGGCGCCCAGCCGAGCCGGAAATAGAACACATAGACCAGCACGAGCCCGGTGAAGAACACCGGCAGCGACACGCCGGCCGTCGTGGTGACGCGGCAGAGATGATCGATCCAGGAGCCCGGCCGCGTCGCCGCCAGCACGCCGAGCGGGATCGCGATCACGATCGAGACGACGAGGCCGAGCAAGGTCAGTTCAGCCGATGCCGGCAGGCGATTGCGCAGCTCGGCGGCAACCGGCTGCCCGGTGGTCAGCGACGTGCCGAGATCGCCATGAGCGAGATCGTTGCTGTAGCGGACGAACTGCTCGATCAGCGGCTTGTCGAAGCCGAGCTTCTTCCTGATCTGGTCGACCGCCTCTTTCGTTGCAGCAGGCCCTG
It includes:
- a CDS encoding ABC transporter permease; protein product: MSSVAPTVEPVGPARTSGLAAIIEQTRYVLGENKVTGFAFALLILILFAALFGPYVVPYDPLASDTAAALKPPSAAHWFGTDQLGRDIFSRVIVATRLDTFIAVASVVLVFLMGGLAGIAAGYFGGWTDRIVGRIADTIMAFPLFVLAMGIVAALGNTVQNIIIATAIVNFPLYARVARAEANVRRNAGFVQAARLSGNGEYRILLGHILPNIMPIMIVQMSLTMGYAILNAAGLSFIGLGVRPPTAEWGIMVAEGAGFMVSGEWWIALFPGLALMIAVFCFNLLGDGLRDIVDPQRRT
- a CDS encoding ABC transporter permease, with translation MLTLIGKRLLFAIPSLIGVVIVTFLLTRALPGDPAAYFAGPAATKEAVDQIRKKLGFDKPLIEQFVRYSNDLAHGDLGTSLTTGQPVAAELRNRLPASAELTLLGLVVSIVIAIPLGVLAATRPGSWIDHLCRVTTTAGVSLPVFFTGLVLVYVFYFRLGWAPAPLGRLDVFTSAPPTVTGFYLIDTLIARDFEAFRSALSQLILPAVTLAIFSLAPIARMTRASMLAVLASDFVRTARASGLSPGKVIVTYAFRNAMLPVITTLSMVFSFLLGANVLVEKVFAWPGIGSYAVEALIASDFAPVQGFVLTMAVMYVLLNLLIDILYGVIDPRVRLEG